In one window of Maniola hyperantus chromosome 18, iAphHyp1.2, whole genome shotgun sequence DNA:
- the mRRF2 gene encoding LOW QUALITY PROTEIN: ribosome-releasing factor 2, mitochondrial (The sequence of the model RefSeq protein was modified relative to this genomic sequence to represent the inferred CDS: deleted 1 base in 1 codon) → MKSFCIVNYYRKFLKNVQIRNYCSVERGKEKNDINKIRNIGILAHIDAGKTTTTERMLFYSGTIRSMGEVHHGNTVTDYMEQERQRGITITSAAVSFPWQGYQINLIDTPGHIDFTMEVEQSLAVLDGAVVVLDGSAGVEAQTLTVWRQANGYKVPRILYLNKMDRSDSDARACARSVEDKLRVTPLLLHEPIYHEGKLIGLTDLITLEDIIWTKGRGQHYIKRKLSEKTDGKKMGVNLNEHRKIIDTLSSLDDKLADRIIQQESLDNLDYTDIIQAVRRCTVNMSLFPILCGSSYKNIGVQTLIDGVISYLPSPVERSGVFRGFGSDLSARAFKVQHDDQRGVLTFLRVYSGEITKGQKIYNLVRDKSEQTGLLYVALADEYRPVERVAGGNIAVVSALKATMSGDLITTNQAAANRAKEKLTSLLKDPSVCEGLVHPSAKHRLQTMDTDPTAEDIADVLLGIGNTIPEPVFLCSIEPPSATYQNALETALEELQREDPSLRVTTDEDTGQMVLAGMGELHLEIIKERIIREYKIDVELGPPQISYKETLIGTAKQTMTIDRKIGSAKQMAKVVMSAKTVKGIAQDKVLRLDKTADSAANLAHVHPRYMQAIRRGVDAALLHGPKLGCPLVDAQVTLHWFEVGRGTSDSVVAATVTQCLRKVFEEAESVLLEPVMFLELVCPESHSSRLLADLARRRADIQHIHLRQKNKVVECLAPLSELLGYSSSLRSLSSGLASFTMEFHSNRQMSPHDEEKAIRSVTGF, encoded by the exons ATGAAGAGCTTTTGTATCGTAAATTATTACAGAAAATTCTTGAAAAATGTGCAGATACGCAATTACTGCAGCGTGGAAAgaggaaaagaaaaaaatgacaTCAATAAAATTCGAAATATCGGCATTTTAGCGCATATAGATGCAG GTAAAACTACAACGACAGAGCGTATGCTGTTTTACTCCGGCACTATTCGGTCCATGGGCGAGGTCCACCATGGCAACACAGTCACTGATTACATGGAGCAAGAGAGACAAAGGGGAATCACTATTACAT CTGCAGCAGTATCATTCCCATGGCAAGGGTACCAGATCAATCTGATTGATACTCCAGGTCATATAGACTTCACTATGGAGGTGGAACAAAGTCTTGCAGTTCTGGATGGAGCTGTGGTTGTGTTAGATGGCTCTGCTG GTGTAGAAGCCCAAACGTTAACAGTATGGCGTCAAGCGAATGGGTACAAAGTGCCTCGTATCTTGTACCTCAACAAAATGGATCGTAGTGACTCGGACGCCAGAGCATGCGCGCGCTCGGTGGAGGACAAACTACGCGTCACTCCATTGCTGCTGCATGAGCCTATATATCACGAGGGGAAGCTGATTG GTCTTACAGACCTGATAACATTAGAAGACATTATCTGGACGAAAGGCAGAGGACAGCATTATATAAAACGGAAACTCTCTGAAAAAACCGACGGAAAAAAAATGGGAGTCAAC TTAAACGAGCATCGAAAAATCATAGACACACTCTCCTCTCTAGACGACAAACTCGCAGACAGAATTATACAGCAGGAGTCACTGGATAATTTGGATTATACAGACATTATACAAGCTGTACGGAGATGTACAGTAAATATGAGTTTATTTCCCATTTTGTGTGGGAGTTCGTATAAGAATATTGGGGTGCAAACGTTGATAGATGGGGTTATTTCGTATTTACCCTCTCCCGTGGAAAGGAGTGGGGTTTTTAGGGGTTTTGGGTCAGATTTGTCCGCGAGGGCGTTTAAGGTGCAACACGACGACCAGAGAGGGGTGCTGACGTTTTTGAGGGTGTATAGTGGAGAGATAACTAAGGGACAGAAGATCTATAACTTGGTGAGGGACAAGAGTGAGCAG ACAGGGTTACTGTACGTGGCGCTAGCGGACGAGTACCGGCCCGTGGAGAGAGTCGCCGGCGGGAACATTGCCGTCGTCAGCGCGCTCAAG GCAACCATGTCTGGTGACCTGATAACAACAAACCAAGCAGCAGCGAACCGCGCGAAAGAGAAACTAACTTCCTTGCTCAAAGACCCCTCCGTGTGTGAGGGGTTAGTTCACCCCAGCGCCAAGCACCGGCTGCAGACCATGGACACCGACCCCACTGCTGAGGACATTGCCGATGTGCTGCTGGGGATTG GCAACACAATCCCAGAGCCCGTGTTCCTCTGCTCCATCGAGCCCCCCAGTGCGACGTACCAGAACGCGCTGGAGACAGCGCTGGAGGAGTTGCAGAGGGAGGACCCCAGTCTCAGGGTCACCACTGATGAGGACACGGGACAGATGGTGCTCGCTG GTATGGGCGAGCTTCACTTAGAAATCATAAAGGAGCGAATAATCCGCGAGTACAAGATCGACGTAGAACTGGGTCCGCCTCAGATCTCCTACAAGGAGACATTAATAGGGACGGCCAAGCAAACCATGACCATCGACAGGAAGATCGGCAGCGCCAAGCAAATGGCCAAGGTGGTGATGTCCGCCAAGACTGTCAAGGGGATCGCGCAAGATAAAGTGCTAAG GTTGGACAAAACAGCGGACAGTGCTGCCAACCTGGCGCACGTGCACCCGCGGTACATGCAGGCCATTCGACGCGGAGTGGACGCTGCGCTACTGCACGGACCCAAACTAGGGTGCCCT TTGGtggacgcgcaagtgacgctgCACTGGTTCGAAGTGGGTCGCGGCACTTCGGACTCCGTGGTCGCCGCCACCGTCACCCAGTGTCTTCGGAAG GTATTTGAAGAAGCAGAATCAGTTCTTCTGGAGCCCGTGATGTTCTTAGAGCTGGTGTGTCCGGAGTCGCACTCCTCGCGGCTGCTGGCCGACCTGGCGAGGAGACGGGCCGACATACAGCATATACACTTGAGACAGAAGAATAAG GTAGTCGAATGTCTAGCGCCACTGTCAGAACTGCTGGGCTACTCCTCCAGCCTGCGCTCCCTCAGCTCCGGGCTGGCCAGCTTCACGATGGAGTTCCACTCCAACAGGCAAATGTCGCCACACGACGAGGAAAAGGCCATTCGCAGTGTCACCGGGTTTTAG